The proteins below come from a single Halostagnicola larsenii XH-48 genomic window:
- a CDS encoding DUF6498-containing protein, with the protein MATGSRNGDRAVFVSVLVGNLLPLAGIAVLGWQLHEVLFVYWLEVGFIVVLYSGLVLFASREPRPDDRDFNPPSLPIPLLETRTGQIQPVGWMPPIYRRNVPYAVGLFIWGLVFWWSLSVLLIIFSYPEPVETGAEGRALFGEGLAAIVATASPVLLLNGIVLLASQLLFIRHFFAQHAYETLSAPMIAEIPTRQIGFWIVVGVVAQIVVPLLLWPVAIVFDAKSAIESGIPLITIFAKVTMEWSIYGGRWIDQSDGLARWFTPSDPQTGSDGR; encoded by the coding sequence ATGGCAACCGGATCACGGAACGGCGACCGAGCGGTGTTCGTCTCGGTTCTCGTCGGCAACCTGCTGCCGCTCGCTGGAATAGCAGTTCTCGGTTGGCAACTGCATGAAGTGCTGTTCGTGTATTGGCTCGAGGTCGGATTCATTGTCGTCCTCTACAGTGGGCTGGTACTTTTTGCGAGTCGAGAACCGAGACCGGATGATCGGGATTTCAACCCGCCGTCACTCCCGATTCCACTTCTGGAAACACGAACCGGTCAGATACAGCCGGTCGGCTGGATGCCTCCTATATACCGTCGGAACGTTCCATACGCCGTCGGACTGTTCATCTGGGGACTCGTTTTCTGGTGGTCTCTCTCGGTGCTTCTAATCATCTTTTCGTATCCCGAACCAGTCGAGACAGGTGCTGAGGGACGGGCTCTTTTCGGCGAAGGGCTAGCCGCCATAGTAGCGACAGCCTCTCCCGTACTTCTCCTCAACGGAATTGTACTGCTCGCCTCACAGCTTCTATTTATTCGTCATTTTTTCGCACAACACGCATACGAAACCCTCTCGGCACCCATGATCGCTGAAATCCCGACACGACAGATCGGGTTTTGGATAGTTGTGGGGGTCGTTGCACAAATCGTGGTCCCCCTACTACTCTGGCCAGTGGCGATCGTGTTCGATGCGAAAAGCGCTATCGAGAGCGGGATCCCCCTGATCACGATTTTTGCGAAGGTCACAATGGAGTGGTCGATCTACGGGGGACGCTGGATTGATCAGTCCGATGGCCTTGCCCGCTGGTTCACCCCCAGTGACCCACAAACGGGCAGTGATGGTCGGTAA
- the nadC gene encoding carboxylating nicotinate-nucleotide diphosphorylase, with protein MITETQIERWLREDLGHHDVTNQVPGETTGRLIAKESGTIAGVEAARAVLEYLGVDVLDSVDPGTNVDAGEVVLRVEGPARDVLRGERVAINLAGHASGIATKTRAAVERARGESDAVRIAATRKTTPGLRGLEKRAVVAGGGDTHRLDLSHMVMVKENHVAEMGLEQAVSAFRERVSFATKIEVEVETVADAPRAAAAEADIVLLDNMEPSAVETAVSELEDYDGVLVEASGGITLETVAEYAATGVDVISMGALTHSAPSLDLSFRTGE; from the coding sequence ATGATCACAGAGACGCAGATCGAGCGGTGGCTTCGCGAAGACCTCGGCCACCACGACGTGACCAATCAGGTGCCCGGCGAGACGACGGGACGGCTCATCGCGAAAGAATCCGGTACCATCGCGGGTGTCGAAGCTGCCCGTGCGGTCCTCGAATACCTCGGAGTCGACGTCCTCGACTCCGTCGATCCGGGGACGAATGTCGACGCCGGCGAAGTCGTCCTCCGCGTCGAGGGACCCGCACGCGACGTGCTCCGGGGCGAACGCGTGGCCATCAACCTCGCGGGCCACGCCTCGGGAATCGCGACGAAAACGCGGGCGGCGGTCGAGCGGGCTCGAGGCGAATCCGACGCCGTTCGGATCGCGGCGACCAGAAAGACGACGCCCGGCCTGCGGGGCCTCGAGAAGCGGGCCGTCGTCGCGGGCGGCGGCGACACCCACCGGCTCGACCTCTCGCACATGGTCATGGTCAAGGAGAACCACGTCGCCGAGATGGGGCTCGAGCAAGCGGTTTCCGCGTTCCGAGAGCGCGTCTCGTTCGCGACGAAGATCGAAGTCGAGGTGGAGACGGTCGCGGACGCGCCGCGGGCCGCCGCGGCCGAGGCGGATATCGTCCTGCTCGACAACATGGAGCCGTCGGCGGTCGAGACAGCCGTTTCGGAACTCGAGGACTACGACGGCGTCCTCGTCGAAGCCAGCGGCGGGATCACGCTCGAGACGGTCGCCGAGTACGCCGCGACGGGCGTCGACGTGATTTCGATGGGGGCGCTCACCCACTCCGCGCCGTCGCTCGACCTCTCCTTTCGGACGGGCGAGTAG